A single region of the Aeromicrobium chenweiae genome encodes:
- a CDS encoding pyridoxamine 5'-phosphate oxidase family protein, with protein sequence MTSRDEHLATLVELTKESRFCMLTTVDTDGTLVSRPMSRQDVDLDVEMWFIATRDSRKAQHLRANPSAGVTVSTDTSWVSLAGTAEIVDDTAKLEELWSTFAEAWLPEGPQDPNAVLVRFDATTAEYWDNPGGKVSTLISLAKSKLTGQPYDGGENEVVTGL encoded by the coding sequence ATGACGAGCCGTGACGAGCACCTGGCCACGCTGGTCGAGCTGACCAAGGAGTCCCGGTTCTGCATGCTGACCACCGTCGACACCGACGGCACCCTCGTCAGCCGGCCGATGTCCCGGCAGGACGTCGACCTCGACGTGGAGATGTGGTTCATCGCGACCCGCGACTCCCGCAAGGCCCAGCACCTGCGGGCGAACCCGTCGGCCGGAGTGACGGTCTCGACGGACACCTCCTGGGTGTCGCTGGCCGGCACGGCGGAGATCGTCGACGACACCGCGAAGCTGGAGGAGCTCTGGAGCACCTTCGCGGAGGCGTGGCTGCCCGAGGGACCGCAGGACCCCAACGCGGTGCTCGTCCGGTTCGACGCCACCACGGCCGAGTACTGGGACAACCCGGGCGGCAAGGTCTCGACCCTCATCAGCCTCGCGAAGTCCAAGCTGACCGGTCAGCCGTACGACGGCGGGGAGAACGAGGTCGTCACCGGCCTCTGA